In a single window of the Silvimonas iriomotensis genome:
- the rfaE2 gene encoding D-glycero-beta-D-manno-heptose 1-phosphate adenylyltransferase, whose translation MTAQQYPHPDFEKKICAPEQLAARIAQLQRPLVFTNGCFDILHTGHVTYLAQARALGASMIVALNTDESVKRQGKGDDRPINDLGKRASVMAALESVSLVTWFDADTPYDLIMTVRPDVLVKGGDWSIDRIVGSQEVLGWGGQVHSIPFLYQTSTTETLKRIRQSHP comes from the coding sequence ATGACTGCACAGCAATATCCGCATCCCGATTTCGAGAAGAAGATCTGCGCGCCGGAGCAACTGGCGGCGCGCATTGCCCAGTTGCAGCGCCCGCTGGTATTCACCAACGGGTGTTTCGACATTCTGCACACGGGGCACGTGACTTATCTGGCGCAGGCCCGCGCGCTGGGCGCCAGCATGATCGTCGCGCTCAATACGGATGAATCGGTCAAACGGCAAGGCAAGGGTGATGACCGCCCGATCAATGATCTGGGCAAGCGCGCCAGCGTGATGGCCGCGCTGGAAAGTGTCAGCCTTGTCACCTGGTTTGATGCGGATACGCCGTATGACCTCATCATGACGGTCAGGCCGGATGTCCTTGTCAAAGGGGGCGACTGGTCGATTGACCGCATTGTCGGCAGCCAGGAAGTACTGGGTTGGGGTGGGCAGGTGCATTCGATTCCGTTCCTGTACCAGACCTCGACCACCGAAACGCTCAAGCGTATCCGCCAGTCTCATCCATGA
- a CDS encoding mechanosensitive ion channel family protein, producing the protein MSPRENLVAELIGDINEHGWLRPDLVSQAGVVLLAVLVGVILYYLLKPRVTRDNSRWQWFGQGVIRLIFPLVALTVTKFGTVILGIFFPGSAFRLIGVADVLLLAMVNISVLAYLLRHVFNEAPWIGRWERRIAALIWLAYALHVVGILPEIADALDDISFHLGHQRISVLTILQGLASVAATLLIAMWLSRLAERWLMRAEMLDTSLRVMLTKVVQSLLVVIAVLVALPLVGIDPTVLSVFGGALGVGLGLGLQKIASNYVSGFIILLDRSVRLGDLVQIGDRQGIISRLTSRYIVLKSLDGTESLVPNDTLVTSTVVNQSYTDRKVWTKLAFTVGYESDLDLVLQLLVQATEGIDRVVQDPKPYPYLDAFGDSAVNVSVGFWIKDPENGQGSLKSEINLRVWRLFKAHGINIPFNRLDVVHFTPTNKTAGDGNLTGYVPPKPADE; encoded by the coding sequence ATGAGCCCGCGTGAGAACCTGGTTGCCGAGCTGATCGGCGACATCAACGAGCATGGCTGGCTGCGACCAGACCTGGTCAGTCAGGCCGGTGTGGTGCTGCTGGCCGTGCTGGTCGGCGTTATCCTGTATTACCTGCTTAAACCACGGGTTACCCGCGACAATTCGCGCTGGCAGTGGTTTGGCCAGGGCGTTATCCGGCTGATTTTCCCGCTGGTGGCGCTGACGGTGACCAAGTTCGGCACGGTGATTCTGGGGATTTTCTTTCCGGGATCGGCGTTCAGGCTGATTGGCGTGGCCGACGTGCTGTTGCTGGCCATGGTCAACATCAGCGTGCTGGCTTATCTGCTGCGCCACGTCTTCAATGAAGCGCCATGGATTGGCCGCTGGGAGCGCCGGATTGCCGCGCTGATCTGGCTGGCCTACGCCTTGCACGTGGTGGGCATCCTGCCTGAGATTGCCGATGCGCTGGATGACATCAGCTTTCATCTGGGCCATCAACGTATTTCTGTGCTGACCATCCTGCAAGGCCTGGCCTCTGTGGCGGCGACGCTGCTGATTGCCATGTGGCTGAGCCGCCTGGCCGAGCGTTGGTTGATGCGCGCGGAAATGCTTGATACCAGCTTGCGGGTCATGCTGACCAAGGTGGTGCAGTCGCTGCTGGTGGTGATTGCCGTGCTGGTGGCCTTGCCGCTGGTAGGGATCGATCCGACGGTGCTGTCGGTGTTTGGCGGTGCGCTGGGTGTTGGTCTGGGTCTGGGTTTACAGAAGATCGCCTCCAACTATGTATCAGGTTTCATCATTTTGCTGGACCGCTCGGTCCGGCTGGGTGATCTGGTGCAGATTGGCGACCGCCAGGGCATTATCTCGCGCCTGACTTCGCGCTATATCGTGCTCAAGAGTCTGGATGGCACCGAGTCTCTGGTGCCGAACGACACGCTGGTGACGTCGACGGTGGTCAATCAGTCATATACCGATCGCAAGGTGTGGACCAAACTGGCCTTCACCGTCGGGTATGAGTCTGATCTGGATCTCGTGCTGCAATTGCTGGTCCAGGCGACGGAAGGTATCGATCGGGTGGTGCAAGACCCCAAGCCGTACCCGTATCTCGATGCCTTTGGCGATAGCGCGGTGAATGTCTCGGTCGGTTTCTGGATCAAAGATCCGGAAAACGGTCAGGGCAGCCTGAAATCAGAGATCAACCTGCGGGTGTGGCGCCTGTTCAAGGCGCACGGTATCAATATCCCGTTCAACCGGCT
- a CDS encoding ferritin-like domain-containing protein: MLYPQLFADLEKARWDMADDIAWDQFDASKLSEEQAVTIKMNAITEWSALPATEMFLRDNRDDSDFSAFMSIWFYEEQKHSLVLQEYLRRFRPDLAPTEEELHAVRFEFDPAPPMETLMLHFCGEVRLTQWYRRASEWHTEPVIKQIYKTLSTDEARHGGAYLKYMKRAIDKLGDEARLAFAKIGMLMASSARSGKPLHPTNLHVNKDLYPMDTVQSRLPDPEWLERWLDTQIHFGKEWEGRVVGGILRNLSSLFGETFETAADLNRFRKQLVANLGQA, encoded by the coding sequence ATGCTTTACCCCCAACTTTTCGCTGATCTGGAAAAAGCCCGCTGGGATATGGCGGACGATATTGCCTGGGATCAGTTCGACGCGAGCAAGTTGAGCGAAGAGCAGGCAGTCACGATCAAGATGAACGCCATCACGGAATGGTCCGCCCTGCCGGCCACCGAGATGTTCTTGCGCGATAATCGCGACGACTCCGATTTCTCTGCCTTCATGTCCATCTGGTTCTATGAAGAGCAAAAGCACTCGCTGGTACTGCAAGAATACCTGCGCCGCTTCCGTCCGGACCTGGCCCCCACCGAAGAAGAGCTGCATGCAGTTCGCTTCGAGTTTGATCCGGCCCCGCCGATGGAAACGCTGATGCTGCATTTCTGTGGCGAAGTGCGTCTGACCCAGTGGTATCGCCGTGCCTCGGAATGGCACACCGAACCCGTCATCAAGCAAATCTACAAAACCCTGTCGACCGATGAAGCCCGCCACGGTGGCGCGTATCTGAAGTACATGAAGCGTGCGATCGACAAACTGGGCGACGAAGCGCGCCTGGCGTTTGCCAAGATCGGTATGCTGATGGCTTCTTCGGCCCGTAGTGGCAAGCCGCTGCACCCGACCAACCTGCACGTGAACAAGGATCTGTATCCGATGGACACCGTGCAAAGCCGCCTGCCGGACCCGGAATGGCTGGAGCGCTGGCTGGATACGCAAATCCATTTTGGCAAGGAATGGGAAGGCCGTGTGGTCGGCGGTATCTTGCGCAACCTGTCGAGTCTGTTTGGCGAAACCTTTGAAACCGCCGCTGATCTGAACCGCTTCCGCAAACAACTGGTCGCCAACCTCGGCCAGGCTTGA